In the Castor canadensis chromosome 1, mCasCan1.hap1v2, whole genome shotgun sequence genome, TGGGGGAGACTGTCTACAATGTAGGCCCACTTCGTGGAGATCGGGACCTCTTAAGCCACAGTAGGAAGACCTTTTGTACAGCTATCACACATTCCAGAATCAGGTGATGTTACAGGCTTGTTAAGAAGAGATTTTTCTGGATTTAAAGGCCTCAGGTACATAGAAACATCTCTTTCCACATTTGTGCAATTATCCTCTTTACCATCCTGCCTAAGAAATGCAGAACTATATCAAAATCACTGTCcctagaaatgttttaaaaattccatttttataatcCCTCCAGAGTTCTCCACTTGCCCAACTGGCATCAAAAGTTGCACTAGAGTCCTTGAGTCCAAGGAACACAAAGCAACACCAAAAAGCAGAAAGACAAAGGACAATGACAAGTCAGGCATAATGACTACAAGGTTCACTGAGCTGGGGACACACCTcactggtagaatgcttgcctagcatgggcaaagccctaggttcaataccCAGAACTGAAGgttgggaaagagaagaaaggagacaaCTGGGACAAGGAGAGAAagatagaggaagaaaaagagagaggagagagaagggagggagggagggaggaaaagagagaagggagggtggaagagagagagagagagagagagagagagagagcagaagagCAAGAGAACAATTTCCTAAAGACTAGCTATGATTTCTTTCCTCCAATTAAAAGTCAGTCATTTTCTCTCAATGGAAAATAGCACACATTCTTACCACAGCTCTAAGCTGAAGGCCACTCAGTGCCCTGCTGCAGTCCTAGGACACATAACTTCTCATGGACAACCTCCTGCACACCTCTGCTTTTTAGAAGCCATACACCCTTGTCAATATCATTTCTTCATCAAAACCCTTTCATAACTCCAGAGTTATGACAAAGCCACCTGAGGCTGCAACGACACAGTCTTGGAATCCAAGACAACACCTAGTGTCAGGATCATTTCAGTACCTGACCCTTCTTTCCTTGGCAATCCCACAGGAAGAAATTACAGAGGTAGCACCAACAGTGAAGGGTTATCACAAGGAAGGCACATGGCCAAGGCAACTCTAAGAACAGTCTGCTATGCCTCCACAATTAAGGTAACCTTATTCTCATCACCTTCACAGCCAGCCTCACAGAAATTACTCACttcttattatattttcttggtCACTCATTTTCAGTTATCTAAATTCTCTACCAAATTGAAAATGAATGCTGAGGAGgtaaggggcaatacatcaaggTGTTAGAGAAGATAAGATTAATCACATATCTTAACAAGGGTACAGttaaaaaaggaatgttttaaCCTTTATGGAGCAAAGAAGAACTTCATAGCTGTATCAATTAATTCTctttagacaaacaaaaataagtaacagGCAGAATTCACAGAATCTCATGATTGATGGCTTTTCTATTCCAAAAGGAACAATAACACTTGGGTCTCTGCTTCCAGGGCCAACTCTCCTCATGCCCTGCCAAAAGGCTACTCAAGCACCACCCATAGGAGAGACTGTGACAGACAAGTGGATTAAGCTCCTTAAGAATTAAAGACACTGGTTTTCATTACCTATGCATTGGCAAAGGGTACAGAAACTTGGGATATGATACAATAAAGGCACTTCTGTTAGCATTACCAACTAAATCAAATGTTAGCTTCAACACAATCTACAAAGAGATACATATTCGagtgcaataaaataaataaaatactatatgACAAATGCCCAATATGGGTTCCATCACAAAAGACATGTTCATTGTAGATTAAAGTGAGAGCaaagaacaaaaagataaaatggaaattaaataacaacTGACTAAACAATAACAAGTGAAGGCACAAAATAAAGCAGGTATCAATTGAGTAACAACCATGTTTATAGATCatgaaaaaagtaaagagaagcaAATACAGAATTTATAAAAAAAGGACAATAGAACCAAAAATGAAATCTCAGAAATGAGTAATAGAATAGACACAAATATTACCTGATGAAAAATTAGTAAGACTCTATGATTCAACCTCAATTTTCACTTGGTTGGACCTAGCTCTAGGATTTTATTAACATAGGAAGTGGAGATGAGATGACTATAATACTACTGCTCTAAATGCACTGTTTTTTATTCCACGTAAAGATGCTGGAAAGGCTAATGggggctattattattatttgctacAATCAGTTTTGACAAAAACTTCCCATGGAAATAACTGCTTCAGAATTTAAATGAACTAAAAGAGACATGTTTTGGAAAGGAGAGCTCTATTTGACTTTACCATGTCAAGAAGTTGTCAATCAGAACCTGGTTGGTTAGAGGTAGAAAGATACTCATTTTGATAGACTTCAGGAACACAAAGTGTCTTCCAGCCTGTTGGAACAAGTAGACTTTGCAGGCAGTCCTAAGGAAGTCAGACTGGACTTCTCAACTTGTCACTGCAAATCAGTTAACCATTCAAGCTATATATCCACCATTGTATTCTGCTTCATGATGGCTATTTCactttacattttatataaaagaaaacatgactgcaatttgctttaaaaattccaTAGAAATGCACCTTTTTGACAAGCAAAGTTTTACTAAATAATCTCAGCAAATttcaatagaatttatttttcagtatcaCAGTCTTTCAATGtcaatgaaaataataacttATGGATTACAATGTATCTTTAACCTGACAAGAAAACTGTATAAACATAAATTCTAAATAGAGAAAATGAGGTGCAGGTAGCCATGCTTTCTCAGTGCTTTaatacttcattaaaaaaataaacacagtacTAATCATCATTTTGATCCCAGTGAACAAAAACTTAAAACTACATTTATTAATCAGTGTTGAAGTCTAAAACCAAAATGATCCTTTAACAGTATGGCCAAATGGACAAATCCACTCTAAGTTAATCACAATGCAAAATTTTGACCAAATTAAAGTGGCTCTCTTTGTTACCACAGCACTAGAGTCTGTCTTTTTGTTGGGTTTCAATGTGTCGTAACAACCAAGGATAGGATTACAAATAAACAGACGTATACAAGGCTTGATGAAATTAAATATGAAGGATTAAGCATTTTTAACTTCTAGGTTACAATTCTGCTGTAACACAAGTTCTACTGCATCATTTACAATGGCCTAAAAACATTTTAGCAATGagatcatatttttttaaatgccattgtTCCTATATGTTACATTAACTGAGGACATCGCAACCGCTTAAGCCTTTTATTAGCTTAAAAATGCATAACTTTTCCCTGATATACTCTAATGACTATATTTCAATCAGCAGTCTGAACTACTTTCATAATCAGCAATGACTATATTTTGCCACTTCTTAACTCCAGAGTGAAAAGGACGGATGACAAAGACTTCTGAAAAGGAAGCATGAGAGCATGAATCCAGTTAGTAATGAAACAGACTCTTTAACAACTGCTGGGTTTTTGTATTCAGTTGTAAATTATGTAGATGAAACAGTTGAGAAGGAACAAACTATCAAACTTGCCAAAACTTTTTTGTTCCATTGTATTTTGATCCCTTCTTAGACAACCACAGTACACAAACTGTGCTACAAAGAAGTCAGTCCTTCTAAGTGAAAACAAATGTCCTATACTTATAGGAAGCCTAAgtgatttgttttcaaatatttgattttaaatagtCAAGTATAATGCTACTGTAAAAGATTTCAACTGTAGCAGATgtgttaattttcatttgttcctAACCTGCCACAAGAATGTAAGTTCACCGGACTGCCAAATAGCCCATCTGGTCACTGAGAAAGACAGTGTCATCAGCTGAATAAAAGAGCATTCACACCACTAGGACATTGACCCAAATGGTTTaagaaccatctttgcatccctgatGTAAGAATGGCCGCCTTCTCCATGTTGCTCTACACTGAGCAGCATTGTCTGTGGAGAGGTCCTTTAAATCTATAACATTCCATACTACAGATACCcattcaaaagttaaaaaaatacagaCCAAATCCATGTACCCGTGATCCTTTGTAAATCCTAAACTATAGAAATATTCTTAGTTTTAACCAAGAATATATTGGAATGAACTAAAGACATCTTTTTAAGTAATTTTACTCTtgttatttcatttctatatAGATTATTCAATATTGTTTGTGGACATAATTTAATCAATAATATATCATAATGTCAACCACTACAGAGATCCAGAATCAGATTCTGGCTACAGAGGAAGCTTAATTATTAAGCAACACCTgtctaaaaagcttctgtatttCTGattgataaggaaaaaaaaaaaagcatctctcATTGAAATAACACTGAAGTTGGAGCTCGGGCCTCCTTCTTTGTGTTGAACATAATAACCCTTCAGGATAAAAATGATGAAACAGACAGTCACATTAACAATTTACAGTCATCTTCAAGAAAACTCTATGGGCAACTCTGGTGTTACAACTGTGTATCTTGGATCCAATCTAGGGATGAAATCCTGAAATTCCTTAGATGCACCAGTACCAAACACATCCAGGGCTTTTCGGTTCATGACAGCAAATCTGTAAAACAGAAGATATAATGAAACAATATTTAACaaagtttacaaaataaaatgactcTATTTGACTTAGTTTTCAGGGAAGTGGAAAACAGAAATGGTAGACATGGATAAAGACCTAAACCCAGTAGCAGATTCAAAAGTCAAATGGGTAATTCATAGTCTAAGATTCACTGCTCAGTATTTAATTTAAGGCAATAATCTCCAGACCTGAAAGCACAGATTTCAATCATTTCAAATGCTTCCAGAGTTCCTTTCAATAGAGTGCTTCACATAGAAAATTTGGCTTATTGCTATTTTTCTAATGACTGAAATCATAGGAAACTAAGTAAACTGAATGAGCTAACATTTTCCAATGAGGCAAAGGTATTAAATGTAATTTCTCTCTCAACGAAGATCTTAATGCCTCACAGTCAAAAGAAAACACAtccacatatgcaaatatttaatgACTGAAAAGCAAACATCATACAGATTCTCAGCTTACTAGTGGACACAACAGAATACAACTGTACCTAATGTTAGTCATCATCTAACCTAAGAGATATAaaaaattttagattattttcaatAGACAtgtgttgtctttttttgttgtttgtttttttggcagtactgaggtttgaaatcagagcctcatactttctaggcaggtgctcattTGAATCAGTCCACCAacctgtaaatttttaaaagacacataTTTAGCTAATGTAAAGGATGGACCTTTTGTGGCTCTGTGCCTATTCGTAAGCATTTCCTTTCCGAAGAGGACGGAAGAATGAACTTATGTTTTGAATCATTGACCAGGGTCAATATTCCAAGAACAAATAAATGTGACTTGTAGTTCTTTCATAAAGTAAGTTCCCTTCCAAAACAATCAACTTGTAAAGTCATTAATGTACAGAAATCTAAATGACAAAAATGggtgaaaatataataatatgaaGGATACAACTGTCATGACTAAGAGGAAGAATTCTGAAGCTGCACTGCCTGGCTTATCCCAGCTCCTTCATTTACTAGTTGTGTTACCCTGGCAAGCTATCTAACTTCTCTGTGATTCTGTTTCCTCGTATGTAAAACAAGGATGATAATAGTACCTATCTCATGAAGATATTTTAAGGATTAAATATACATGTATCATATGCATGCCTCTTAAACCATACCTGGGACATTTGCTATTATTATAAACATTTGCTACTGTTATTATTGTATGCTATTGTTaaatattgctattattttaaacaataataTGATTTGTCCTTCAAAGATTCAAGTACTAGAAACTTGGTTGCACTGTGGCAGTGACGAgaaggtggaacctttaagatgtGGAACCTAGTGGAAAGTaagtcatgagggctccaccctcatgagtTGATTAATTCTAGCCTTACATAGTGGGTTGGATCATTGATTAGTTCCCGTGAGAGCACATTTGTATAAAGTAAAGCCACATTACATGCTTGGCCCCTTCTGCATGTAGCCAGTTCCACTTCTGCTTCTGTGCCAAGCTGTGACACAGCCAGAGGGCCTCTACCATAACATTAGTGACATGCTATTTGAACCTTCCAGATACAAGAATCAAGAGACAAATAAAGCTCTTGTATAAGCCTCTTTTATGACCTCTTCATAGCAGGTATTCTCTTATAGCAATACAAAGAAGACTAAGGTAGTATGTGATATTATTTCATTCCAGAGAGAAAGAAACTTAGGCTTAGGAGAGTAAATATACTTCCCACAGTAAACCTGAAGGTACTAGAGCTGCAGTCAAACTTAGGTCTATCTGACTCCAAAGTCCATGTACTTACTATTAGGCCAAGCTGTCTTCCAAAGAATTAGATTAAGATTAAAAAAGAGAGGgtggaagagagggaaaaaagaacatgATAGGAAAAGCAGAGGAAAGTACACTTAACAACTTAACAATGTCAGTTATTTTTCCACAACTGAAGTCATTTAATTGTGCAGAGATGAACCATTTTAATGAATCTGTTATACATACTTCCATTGCTAGGAGACAAACTCAGGAcgttgcacgtgctaggcaagtgctctgccactgaactatatccctggtctgaatttctttaattaaaaagaagaaatcaaagattcAAAAAGGTGGGCTTAAGTGTTTATGGAGCAACTAGTTAGTTGATATTAATGATATTAATCTAGAACATTTAAAATACCTAAAATGTTATAAGGAAAGAAGTCAGAATAATGGTCACTCAAAGAATGTCCCATACATTCCTTATTACGTTAGCCATATtagtttatatataaatacctacTTTACAAAACTGGAAGAAGACTCtctcaaagaacaaaaagatTCATAATCTTTTTATAGAAGTTGCTCTTTAGCAAGCATTTAAAGCATATCAGTCACTTACCTGCCCTTGGTGAGCCTTAAAAGGAACTTCCAGTAAGATGGTCTCAAGTTCTGAACTTCCATGACAGCCTGAGATTATTCAATGTGAAATTTCTTTTAGTAAATACAAATATTATCTGCACTCCtaagaaataatataattttatctttctttgttgCTTACTGTATTTTAtgaatgaaagtgaaaaacatgCATTTATGTTACTTCAGTATCAAGAATCTTTGTAAACATGCTTTCAAATAGAAATGCTCCTTTTGAAATAATAATTGAGTGAAGAGTTACTTTTATCAAGAAGCATTCACTGAGGATCAGGGTCTTGGGGAAGGGGCAGCAGGCACCATGTCCGGCCACAAAGGTGGCAAGAAGAAGCCCCTGAAACAGCCCAAGAAGAAGGCCAAGGAGATGGATGAGGAAGATAAGGCTTTcaagcagaaacaaaaagaggAGCAGAAGAAACTCAAGGAGCTAAAAGCGAATGCCCCGGGGAAGGGGCCCCTGGCCACAGGTGGAATTAAGAAATCTGGCAAAAAGTAAACTGATCTTGTGCCGAGATGATGGTGACCCTGATTCCATTCCTATTTAAACATCTGGATTTCCTGCCTTTTGCCATCTGTGGTCAGAATGAAGTGTTGTATTGGAGTCTGTTGTACATTTAAGAATAAAcaacttttgttaaaaaaaaaatcatagtttcaGTGGCTCATTGTCAGCCATTTGTACCTCAGctgtgaatttaaaataaaccCAGCCTAGaatcctgccaaaaaaaataaaaagcagtattTACTGAGTACCCACAGAATAGCTGACACTTCATTGATTTTCTGACAGCATTTctatgagaaagaataaataaaagctcTCCCCAAAACTTTACAATGGCCTTTAAACTACTACATCAATAATGATGGTTATAGAATTTAAACAGGTTAAACACTGCTTCTAAGAAACCTTTCTTCCCCATCCTCATTCCCTAAAGAATGTTAGGGAAATGTAATCTTTCATATTTATCCCCATGGAATGTTTTCTCTATGGAGGGTAATTAAATTGGGGCATTCTACCTGTGGTACTGGAGTAAGGATTGTACTCTACTTAACTATAAAAATGGGTCTGCTCATAAAACGGGCCTGGTCCATTAAGTTAACAAATTTGATGATTTGAAACGTGTAAGCTATTttgctggaaaaacaaaaaacaacaaacaaaaaaaacataaaatgtaataaaCAGAAATGTGTCCTGGCTTTCCCCCACATTGGCTTAATGTAAACGTGACAATTCTATTTCTCATTTCAACAACTATACTTACTGCATGGAAACAAATTGCTGTGGAGATGGAATAGATGATAGTATCCGCCTGAGGGAAATATGGAACCTTCCCTGCTTCAATGCCTTTGAAATACATTGTCTGTAAAACAAGCATAATGCAAGTTAACAGAGAGAACATTAAATAGCATTAACAATGCAGCACAGCTCCCTACCTGCAACTGTATTTCTACTGCTTTTATGTCATTTATTCACCAATGCTTTTCATTAAAGCACaagtcctccctcccttcctccctccttcccttccttcctttctccctccctccctctctccatttctcccttccctccctctttgccTCCCTCCCTTTCAGGAGTAAGAAATTTACAAATGAACAAATCATAATGCATAATACATGGCAGGTATCACTGATACACTTGATGAGAGGTAAAAGTATAAATGCTAAGTAAAATAGTTCTTCCTTGATACATGAAATAATTGTGTTCctaaatatttcttataataaaacTTCTCTATTGAATGAGATTCTAAGTTAATGAAGGGCAAGAACCCTATCCAATACGTTTATATTTTcaccagcacctagcacagtAATGGGAGCATAATAAATACATGCATTTTACTCCCAAGAGAAAATTTGTCTGTATGTGCTActgtttggatctggaatgtcccccagaGTCTGAAGTATTAAAGGCTTATGCCCACAGTTGTgttactgggaggtggtagaccCTCTAAGAGGTAGGGTCTAGTGGGAAGTCTTCTGGTCATTtggaggcatgcccttgaaggaaatattggcacttctgccccttcctccctctcttgttCATTCTCAGCTAGGAGATGAATGGCTTTGTTCCACCATATACTACCTGCCATGACGTGCAGACCCAGGGAGCCACAGCTCCAAAACAACAGTCACTGACCGTGCACTGAAATTTCTAAAACTATGTGCCAGaataaactttcttctctttgtaaGTTTACTGGTCTTGGGTAtgtgttatagtaacagaaagctgacttacACAATGTAgcttattattatataatttttaccaTACAGTAATATAGCATTTTAACAAAATTGGCTTTCATCATAGCAAAATGATTATcaattataacattttaattagTTTCACAAAGGTCATGCTAAGCTTAAATTTCTAATTCTCCTTACTAAAAAAATTCTCATCAGCACACTTTATATTCCAATTGATTTTGACAAGATCACATGTGACCTGATGATAAAGAATGAGGGAATAATCATTGCTTGGCTTAAAAAACCCTAGCTGCTTAAGGATGCAGCTGTAAAACATCTTTTACAAACTATATCTCAATATTGGTTTCCTTAGAGAAGCTACGTAGGGGATATATATTTTGTTACCAAGGGGATATTTCCTGTTTTTcactcctcttttcctctctgttaGCAAGAACTATCAGCTCTACTCCTAAACATAAACCAAATCTGTGTAATTCTACCTCTACTGCTACTATCCTGGAATAAGCCAGCATCTTCTGCCAGACACTATGTTTTATCAGCTTCCAATCTTGCCTCCCTTTAATATACTCTCTTTAGAATAGCCAGAATGTTCCtcttaaaatatgaattaaatgatGTCATTTCATGCTTAGAACTCTTCAGGAGCTTCCAAATGCAttgaggaaaaaaacccaaacttttCTTTACCCCAGCTTTCAAAATCCTATATGATC is a window encoding:
- the LOC109695027 gene encoding translation machinery-associated protein 7-like: MSGHKGGKKKPLKQPKKKAKEMDEEDKAFKQKQKEEQKKLKELKANAPGKGPLATGGIKKSGKK